From one Humulus lupulus chromosome 8, drHumLupu1.1, whole genome shotgun sequence genomic stretch:
- the LOC133798733 gene encoding protein SHI RELATED SEQUENCE 6-like, producing MNQPVYCSSNHPLPLEPSSPNDAVFSYWKWRDQTNADVDDGGGTATTVTSWRACSDCGNRAKKECKFRRCRTCCRARAFPCSTHVRSTWVPVASRRKRPAVEISGVGDGSSGSSFSASKKPRFNDSQTTAASYSSTSISNNALNTFTHQDAILKQSLPSKVHAPAIFRRHRVTAISDGDGEVEVAYQVAVRICGHVFKGFLYDQGVDEKNGDYSSSSPIVVLSTPNPSSPS from the exons ATGAACCAACCCGTTTACTGTTCCTCCAATCACCCTCTCCCTCTAGAACCTTCTTCACCCAACGACGCCGTTTTCAGCTACTGGAAGTGGCGGGACCAGACCAACGCAGACGTCGACGACGGTGGTGGTACTGCTACTACTGTCACTTCTTGGAGGGCCTGCAGTGACTGCGGTAACAGGGCCAAGAAGGAGTGCAAGTTTAGGAGGTGCAGGACTTGTTGCCGGGCACGTGCCTTCCCATGTTCTACTCACGTGAGGAGCACGTGGGTTCCCGTCGCTTCCCGGAGGAAACGTCCGGCGGTGGAAATCTCCGGCGTCGGAGATGGTTCTTCTGGGTCTTCTTTTTCTGCTTCGAAAAAGCCCAGGTTCAATGATTCTCAGACTACTGCTGCTTCTTACTCGAGTACCTCGATTTCCAATAATGCCCTCAATACTTTCACTCACCAAG ATGCAATTTTGAAGCAGTCTTTGCCGAGTAAAGTCCATGCTCCTGCGATTTTCCGGCGTCATAGAGTGACAGCCATTAGCGATGGCGATGGCGAGGTTGAGGTTGCATACCAGGTTGCTGTGAGAATTTGTGGCCATGTCTTCAAGGGCTTTTTGTATGATCAAGGAGTTGATGAGAAGAATGGAGACTACTCTTCTTCTTCACCTATTGTGGTTCTGTCCACACCCAATCCGAGCTCCCCAAGCTGA
- the LOC133794811 gene encoding factor of DNA methylation 5-like isoform X1 produces the protein MKNENLAELERGCYLSKEMSRLYASNYEERTKVQDLEKEVAMLKQRIDDMENEQKIMKKNKAVLQESSEDDKALMGALIANEQKIKDELTDLRRFFIDHLKENVSNPTPFAVKKMGELDSQPFIQAMGISEDTIIHEAMVNCSLWNENIKDPHWHPFKIISIRGKLKEVIDEEDEKLKGLKKEFGKNVHEAVKTALTEMNEYNPSGRVVVPELWSVEENRKASLKEVAAYMLDGSTPKRSKRLKKRK, from the exons ATGAAGAATGAAAATCTAGCGGAGTTAGAGAGAGGATGCTATCTTTCTAAGGAAATGTCCCGACTATATGCTTCTAATTATGAAG AAAGGACAAAGGTACAAGATCTCGAAAAAGAAGTTGCAATGTTGAAACAGCGGATCGATGATATGGAAAATGAACAGAAG ATTATGAAAAAGAACAAGGCAGTTCTACAAGAATCGAGTGAGGATGACAAAGCGCTTATGGGAGCTCTTATTGCAAATGAGCAAAAGATCAAGGATGAGTTGACTGATCTAAGGAGGTTCTTCATTGAC CATTTGAAAGAAAATGTATCAAATCCTACTCCTTTCGCTGTTAAGAAAATGGGTGAACTCGACTCTCAACCATTCATTCAAGCAATGGGAATATCCGAGGACACCATTATTCATGAAGCTATGGTGAATTGCTCATTATGGAACGAGAATATTAAAGATCCACACTGGCATCCTTTCAAAATTATCAGCATTAGAGGGAAACTTAAG GAAGTCATTGATGAGGAGGATGAGAAGCTGAAAGGACTAAAGAAGGAATTCGGTAAAAACGTTCATGAGGCGGTTAAAACGGCATTAACTGAGATGAATGAGTATAACCCTAGTGGTCGTGTTGTTGTACCAGAACTGTGGAGTGTCGAAGAAAATAGGAAAGCAAGTTTGAAGGAGGTGGCTGCGTATATGCTCGATGGTTCCACTCCTAAGAGGAGCAAACGCCTAAA GAAGAGAAAGTGA
- the LOC133794811 gene encoding factor of DNA methylation 5-like isoform X2: MKNENLAELERGCYLSKEMSRLYASNYEERTKVQDLEKEVAMLKQRIDDMENEQKNKAVLQESSEDDKALMGALIANEQKIKDELTDLRRFFIDHLKENVSNPTPFAVKKMGELDSQPFIQAMGISEDTIIHEAMVNCSLWNENIKDPHWHPFKIISIRGKLKEVIDEEDEKLKGLKKEFGKNVHEAVKTALTEMNEYNPSGRVVVPELWSVEENRKASLKEVAAYMLDGSTPKRSKRLKKRK; encoded by the exons ATGAAGAATGAAAATCTAGCGGAGTTAGAGAGAGGATGCTATCTTTCTAAGGAAATGTCCCGACTATATGCTTCTAATTATGAAG AAAGGACAAAGGTACAAGATCTCGAAAAAGAAGTTGCAATGTTGAAACAGCGGATCGATGATATGGAAAATGAACAGAAG AACAAGGCAGTTCTACAAGAATCGAGTGAGGATGACAAAGCGCTTATGGGAGCTCTTATTGCAAATGAGCAAAAGATCAAGGATGAGTTGACTGATCTAAGGAGGTTCTTCATTGAC CATTTGAAAGAAAATGTATCAAATCCTACTCCTTTCGCTGTTAAGAAAATGGGTGAACTCGACTCTCAACCATTCATTCAAGCAATGGGAATATCCGAGGACACCATTATTCATGAAGCTATGGTGAATTGCTCATTATGGAACGAGAATATTAAAGATCCACACTGGCATCCTTTCAAAATTATCAGCATTAGAGGGAAACTTAAG GAAGTCATTGATGAGGAGGATGAGAAGCTGAAAGGACTAAAGAAGGAATTCGGTAAAAACGTTCATGAGGCGGTTAAAACGGCATTAACTGAGATGAATGAGTATAACCCTAGTGGTCGTGTTGTTGTACCAGAACTGTGGAGTGTCGAAGAAAATAGGAAAGCAAGTTTGAAGGAGGTGGCTGCGTATATGCTCGATGGTTCCACTCCTAAGAGGAGCAAACGCCTAAA GAAGAGAAAGTGA